The Artemia franciscana chromosome 21, ASM3288406v1, whole genome shotgun sequence genome includes the window TGATTAGGTTGTATTACACGTTCAATAGCTGTGAATGATGAATGATTATAGTACTCCCATATTCTAGTGTATGTTTTCGTCAAAACCATAATTTTTCCACCTTTATTTCCAAGACCTCCTTTGCCACCTCTACCATCTTTTCCTCCTTTTCCACCTTCAGTTAATAGAACAAAATGTTTTCTAAAGCTTGCATTAACATCAAGCAGAAGTCTTCCAGGCTTACCTCCATTTCCTCCAGGTTGGCCAGGATCCCCCTCAAGACCTTTTCCGCCAGGCATTGCATTAGTCGATGTGTAATTCAAGTTTGTAATAGTTGTAATTTTGACATAATAAATCCTAGTGaaaggaacaaaaagacatacaAAATTATTAATCAATAATGGAGCTAAACAGCTAAACACCCTTAGTTTGCTCTCAATTGTTTCCTCCACATGTTTAGAGGTTTCGTTTAGTAAATGCTCCTTTTTAGCATCATAGAaggaaatattataaaacataGGATATATGGTTCCGCTTTTTCCTTCAGCTCCCTGTGAACCATTAAAACCATCTCCTCCTTCACCACCATTTCCTCCACTTCCGCTGATGCTCAACACACCACCACTGACTTTATAATGCACCTTTATTGATACGGTTCCTCCGCTAAAGCCATTTCTCCCTACGTGACCAATACTTGACTTCAAAGGAGGATCAGGCGTTACTAAATAGAGATTGGAACCGCTATcatcaatatttaaataaactgTTTCGATCGAAAGAAACTTTAAAGTTGTGCTGGTGTTGCCATGAATATTTACGTTGAGGCAAGTTAGCTGAAGTTCCTCTATATCTGAGGATAAAGATGATACTATAGAATTCAAATCACATTCCTTATCAAATGTTCTCGTTGTATTGCCGTTTAAAGTATTCCTTGGGGACAGGATATTGAAATCGAATCATATTTCACTTGAATCCATCCGTTCATGGAAGTCGAGTCTATTCCTTAGCATTTCCAAGTTTTTGTTGAAAGATAATACTACATATTGAACCATCCTGTGTCCGTTTTCTAGATGGCCATTCAAATTACATGGTAAGATTGATGAAGATATatcaaactgatttttttttgcaacactatttctaaaactttcaaacGTGTTAAATGCTTTGTTAATGTCTCTTGTTGAGTTCAACGTATTCAGGATTCGAATACCTTCCTGTACAAGTTTCTCTGCTTCAGCACGTTCAATATAAGCAATTGACATTCGTTGTATGGAACATCGAATAAacatattttctatttccaATAAAAATGAGTCTAacatatgattaattttttgtgTAATTCCTAATGGTAATTTACTTAGTAGATCTTGGGAGCTTGAAAGTGTGGTGGAAAAATGTTCCTTCAAGCACTCACGGTCTTGTTTTGGTAAGTACATGCAGACGTGAAGGAGTTTCATCAACAATGAATGACTTTCACTTATAGTACCATTAAATCTGTATGTtatcatatttttcattaattttgttaACCTCCCATTCTTTCTTAACAATCTTTTTCTGTCGTTCATTTTCGCTTTGCTCTACAAGGacattcaatttgatttttttctcctCTGTTAAAGAACTGATAGCTTCAACCAGATCTTCAATCTTATTATTTCTCTcgatttcatttaaattttcgtTAAAGAAAAACGCATACTCGGTTAAGTTTTGTCTTATATTGGCAGCAAACAAATTATCCATTATATCAGTATTAAGAAATTTGGCACCTGAATTAATCTTTTCAAGTACTAGTTCATACAAATTTGTCATTATTGTTGGTGTAACAACAGTGCCAGCAAGAACTCTAGCTTGGCTTCTTTCTTGTAAAATCaatgtaattaatttaattagacTTTGTTTGAAACGATCTGATCTTTCTCCTTTAAGGctagtatattttaaatactcaTCTGTTCTCGGGAGATACAAATAAGGGAATCCTACAACTTGAATTGACTTGAAACATTGCTTTAGTTTTTTGCGTATAGAATTTCTGTTTGTTGCTTGGGTTTCTGATTCAAACTCTCCTAAAAGTTCGTCTGTAAGCTCTTCGTCACTTTCATAGCCTTGCATTTTATTCACTATTACGACTAATCGCCCGCCCATAAAGTCAGTGCAAAGCTCACCATTCTCATCTTGGATTTTATTTGCCAAATTCAGATAGCGATTCAATTTTGTAAGTTCCTCATCTGCCCGTAAAGAATCAGTTGTCACCCATATTATAACATTGGAAAAAAGCAAAGGAGGAATTGTTGAAACAAAATCAATGCTGTCGCCTTTCACTCCAATTCCTTCACTGTCAGTAAATACTAACGGAAAAGTTGATCCACTGTTATTGAAACTGTTTTTTAATGCATTATTGATTGCAGGAACATATTCATTAGCAGGAATTATTGGGGATATATCAATGCCtatagttgttgtttttgtgcTACTTCTTCCCTGgagaaacattttttcatttcctGATAGCAATGAGGCAATGGTTGATTTTCCAGATCCACGGCATCCCAAAAGAACCACAAGTACTTGTGGCCTAGAAAAGTTGCCTAGCTCTTCAAACCGAATTTTACCACTCTCTTGGAGAACACCAAGCGTTTTTTCTTCTGTTACATCTCCTGTTCCTAATTTGTgaactttaatttcttttgggtAGTTACTCTTCATCCTTAAGGTACCATGggatttcttatttaataagaATGTCCATGTACCACTAGAACAGCCTTTATACAAAAGAGAGTTTCCACCAAAGTTACTATCTAACGTAATATCAAACGTCCCTGAATTTCTTGTACACGAACATTTCAGCAATAAGTATTTGAAATCATTCTTCACTGAAAGCGTTACAGAAGCATCTTTGTGAAGAATGAGCTGCTGGCTTTCTCTTCTGCTTtgcacctgaaaaaaaaaatcagtggtAAATATTGATTAGGTTTTTGAGTTACAGCCATTCTTAGCATGCATGGTGTACCATGacaagaaattctttttattttcatcttgaAAGTTTTGCTtgatatactaaaataaaattgtagtcTGGACTGAAAGACGGCAATAAATTTCACTAATGAATAAATGCTTAATTATTTACTACGTGATGGCAGTCATAGTTATTAATCATGAGTAATAGTTTCATTAGATACAATAGGTTGTAAATTGAACAATTGAATTATTTACAATCAACTATAATTCGTTGTTGTTGATTATCTATAACATAGAAGCAGCTATCTGATGTATGTACTGCCAGTACAAATCAGTCCCTATCTAAAATATCAGGTCAATTAGACTGAATCCATTTGGTTTGTAAAGCTAAAGCTGTTCTTTAGTCTTCCTGAAGTCCTGAGCCTTTGCTAAAAGTAGTTTCAATGTATGTAAAAACTCAATGTATCTAGAAGTGGATCTGGCTGATCATATGAGTTTCATCATAGAGGATTTAAATTTCACCACACTGAGCAAGTTAAATTAAACTACATAAAAACAGAATTACTGCAGTTACATAAGTTGATCTAACATTGGTTTTGGTTGCATTCAACCAAGCTGTTCCtcaaattttacataatttgaaATCAATTCTTAGAAAGGCTCTAAACTGTCTCTAAATAACATAATAGAAAGAATTGTCCTATGAGAAAGTCCAAAACATTACAgatgaataaaaatagaatacgagaagagagagagaatagcaaaattctaagaatcaatagactgatttaaaaggaaaatcagaagcttaatacagatcaggatttaaaattccCTGAGACACagggttcttctaaatatcaaaactcatttaagattcgatcaccaaTTCgcacgttaaaaatacctcattttttctaatttttcctctctcttcagcccaAAAGagggtcgaatcagggaaaacgacttaatcaagtcaatttgtgcagatccctAAAACACGCAACAATtgttatcgtcctagcacaccCAGAAACACTGAACTTGCaaaagcactggacccctctagcttccccaaagagagcagatccagtccagttacatcaatcacgtatctacaatatttgcttattctaacaaccaagtttcatcccaatctcttcactctgagtgttttccaagatttctcatTTTCCCATCCAACTTCTCCCAATgtaaacagatctggtcaggatttaaaataagagctctgagacatggattctttctaaatatcaaattttgttaagatctggttacccttttgcaagataaaaatactgcaatttttctgaattaacattCCCCATAACTCCCTCAatgagagcagattcagtcccgTTATGTCAATgatgtatctaggacatgtttttattcttccgaccaagtttcatcccaatctctacactctgagcgttttccaagatttccagttccccctcCACCTTcctccaatgtcactggatccagttgagatttaaaatatgaactctgagacacgttccttcaaaatttaaaatttcattaacatctgatcacccattcgtaagttaaaatacctgattttttcaagtttttctgaattagcccccccaactcccccaaagagagccgatcTGGTCttattatgtcaatcatgtatctaggaattatgcttattcttcccaggAAGTATCATTACAATTTCTCCACtctgtgtttttcaagattttgtcTAGTgacaagaggtccttctaaatatcagatttcttTAGGATCCAATCGcctgtttttaagttaaaaatacctcattattctaatttttcaaaattagaaaattcacttggtaaattccaagtgcCATTAATAGCAGGCCCATATGTGTCATGTTTGTTGTTTAATTAACATAGTACTTCCCAAACTTCTTCTACCATTCCTATTTATGAGGAAACTACCACTCAGTGTCCCTGCAGATTATTTACTTTCACATTTTAATaccaaataaacagaaaagtGTATACAATAATGCATCTACCTTCTTCATAAATAGTACTAAAGAAAGGAGGAAATTGGAAAAACCAATActattattaaaacaattttactaTAAAGCATAACAAAGcaaataaattatatacaatgaaatttgatttatgACAAAATCTTGAAACTAGCTGTTGAACTTAGAAGagaaaagtaatacaaaatagttcaaatattcgAGGAAACCAAACCTAGTTTGCTGCTAATTTAGTAAACCTTGGTGCAATAATAAAAGCCGTTTTATGTGTTTGAAAAATAGACAATAGaatataattacaaaaataactaaaaaacgaCAGGATAATGGTCGTTCCAGATAAAAATGTCAAGCTCTAAatcaatttttgttcttttttagatGTGTTACTGGTATAAGGATAGtgttgtttttgaattaagactCAGGAGTTACAGAAAAGACTACAGAAGGCTCTTTAGTTTTGTCAGCACCTTGGTCTGGCTCAGCAAGTTGAGAATGGCTGTCTAGCAATTGACTATCTAAAATTGAAGCAGCAGAAAATTCAGCACAGAAGGAAGTATTATAGTCAAATGGCCATAGTCCAGGCTTTCTAAAGCCAGCCATAATATTACCCATACTAAACTTCTTATGTTATGGAACATGGCTGAGTTCTATTATTTAACATATGGAGATACATTGCCCTGGACAAAGGTTCAACCACTCATTAAAGTTACTTCTCATCATTATTTGAATTGTCTGTAGAGTTACAAGGGATACAAGCAGTGAGGTTGGGAGATatttaagaatacctcattttctttGCAGTAGTTGACTACTTGGATGTCCAAGTGACTGTCATGATTACCTAGCAACAGTAAAGTTTGGTCTCTTTTGATGATCTGGTGTGCTTTACCAAAATGTTTCATGGTCTTCACAGAAGATTCAGAATTAATATAACCACTTAGATAAACTAATTCCAAAGTACCCAGGTGACCTATCTTTCTGCATCTGTGATTGGAAATTAAccctttaacaaaaaaaacagaagtagcCTACTTGGTTCACataaacatattatttttaCCTACATGGTCTCACATAAAAGATACCATGGTCATGTTTTGAGAATATTTTGCTGATGTTGTCAAGGCCACTTGCCTCTAGTCCTTCTGGGCAAGCACTCTAGGAGTAGGTAATAGAGTCGGGACCCCTGTTTTGTAGATGTGCCAAACACGGTCTGGAGGGATTTGGTATTAGGCATAGACTAAGGTAAAGTTAGCAAATAATCTCCCAATAAACACTTTGTTGAAGCCCTTTAACTTATCTTGACATGTTGCCTTGGAGGATCAGATGGAAATTGCACTGTTCTCACCTCAGGAATACATTCATCCAGCTCTATTGAAGCTTGTGCCCTTATTTCCTAggatgaaaaaaggaaagagcaTAGAAAAGACATGatcttaatttgcacttcagagcAATAAGGTCCAATGGATCTGTGTTGCTCTGTGAGTGATGATGACTGACATCTGTAACTGATCTGAATCTTGCCAGCAGTATTTCCAGTTCCTGCATGACCACTTGCTATCCAGTGACTTCTTGAAAGTAATAGGTGAAGTTGCTGACACTGTAGACACAGAGAGGGAATTCTAGTCATTGACAATTCTTTTGGAGAAGATGTTTTGATAGATTCTTGTGTTCATGTGGCATTTAGGAAGATTCTTAGAATGGCCTCTTGTATGGGATTGGTAGGACATATTCAAGTTGAGGAGACTAGATGTGTCAGTAGAGAGTTTATTGGTAAGCAGCATGTCACCTCATCTGCAGCAGTACACTAGATTGagtaatttgagtttttttagtctttcattgTAGAGGAGGTATTTCAGCCCTTTTATAACCTTAGTGGCATGCCTCTGCACACCCTCAAGAATTCTCATGTTGCCTTTATATTGGGGAGTGGCTATGCAGTTTCCAAAGTCAAGGTTTGGTCTTATGATGACCTTGTAAACAGGTTATCCTATTGACCTGACTCATTAAGTGGTATATTCAGTTTAATCATAGGTCAGAAATGTGGACTGCTCTAGGTTTACCTCAACagctccatttttttcaaataaaaaaaagtgtatttttccaatgaaatgactaaaaaaaggtgtttttcaaaccTAGACAGGAGCAAAAAACTAAGGGGGCAAGAACGTCCCTTCCCCTCAATTACCTCCGTTAGAACTATTTCACAGGCTTCACCACAGAGTGAAGTTTGAAAGCTCAATTCAAGACTGTTGATCattcaagcttaatttttatttgaaaactttttagttttagttaattCGTTTTTGCAATagtcttttacttttaagatgagTAGGCGATTTATGGAACTTACTAAGAGGGCTTGGAGGGGGATTATATGTGAGGGTGAGGGGTTTTTATAAAAATCCCGGTAAGAGCTTTGGACCACAATTATTGCAATGGTACCGTTTTATGCTTCCGAACCCTtacacttaagaagtggcaccaaaggTGCCGTTTTTAGTACTATATGACACTAATGGATGGTATAATCGagaaaaagcacgtagatatgagtaatgactttaaaatgagccttccCGGGATATGCTTTACAAAATGAGTGCATCAAATCGGCAAAAATAGTGGATTACCTTAGAAGTAACCATAAGAAGGCACaaaccatgattgaaaaaaaaaatccaaccaGGAATCGAACGATTGATAACCTAAATTGAAGTCTAGTGCTGTTCTAACAGAACCATGCCTCTAATAATCCAATTTTATATATTCGTGTTTGTAGGTCTTTAATTGCATAGCTTATTAAGGGGGGTTGGAGGACGAACATGCAGAAAGTGTTCttgcaaacctccagttaagagTTTTGGACCacaattattattatgataCCGTTTAATACCTCCAAGATTTTCCAGTTTAAAAGTGGCaccaaaaatgttgtttttagcGCTATATCTCACTAATGGTAGAATTGGTGTCGTTGTTTATGCCATTTGAAGTTTAcggatggtggaatttataggaagaacgtagatatgagcaatatttttatatgagctatcaaaaatctatctatggTTTTCTGGTAGCCACCTAACCCCACCCCTTGATAAATGGGATAAAAGTGCATTTTTTCATGCCATATGGCATATACAGATAGCGGAATATATATAAGCCACGTGCATATGACAAATAGTTTTTGGATGAGAAGTTCTTAAGTATCTCCAGTCTTAAGCATTACCACACaatcttttctcaaaatatagCGGCTGATAAAAATtgcattaaatataaaaaatatattaggtaagccaaaatgaataaaactaatTCTAACACATAGTATAGATAGTTAAATACCTTGAATAGATACCATTAAATagatagttcttttttattctagCTCCCTTCACTGACAACTATAAAACTAAACTATTGGTCATCACTCAAAAAGCTTCACAATTAACTGAAACCACGTTTTCATTCATCAAATGATGAAATCAAAAATAAGTCTGAACTTGAATGAATCGCAGATAATTCCCAAGATGAATCATTCTGGAGAATCTTTCATTGGTTCTTTATGACGCCAGCGAAGAATAATCAAACTCGCCTTGAAATGTTATGGATTTCCACTCACTCGAGGTCTCCAAAAATTCAGCtaagaatatttaaataaatctgACGATTTGTCTCAGACTATAATTTTCCAGTCCAGCCCGGGAAAAGCGCTCCATCGGGATAAAATATTAACTTAAAGAATAGTCTATTTAAACTTGTATTTATCGAATTTTTCGCCCGTAAAGTTTGCCTGTGTTAAAAATACTTGCTCGTATaaaaatggtaaatatttagGATCAAAATGAAAGCATCTCAGCCCTAGGACAAAAGTTAAGCAGCTTTCTAAAAGCTTTTtgtacaaaatatgtttttattggtaTCAATTTCTACAATATAAAGACCGAACTTGTGCTCCCAGAAGAATAAAGAATCGTTAAGATTACTTGACTTTTTGCGTGTGTCTCCTCCCTGCTTCTCaaatcaggcaatttttttccagcccgtagcttttgatgggtaacattaaacttgatgaattttatatgtttggaaTAAGCATAAAACGGCAATTCTTTCAATtattcaaaattctgttttttagagttttgattactattgggccgagttacttttgactaatagttcgttaccactaactgtttgactATTTATGAACaagatatataataaataagtcTCTTGTCTCTTGTGTGAAATTAAACATGGTCAACACGAGTAATGATTACAACGAACTAAATGGAAATTTTCGTCATTTTCAAACCCTCTGTAATTATAGTATATGCTCCAGCTCTGCTCTAGCATAACCAACACAATACCGTTGGTTTGGTAAAAAGCTCTATGTCTTTCATAGGTTATCATTATTACTTTTATCCCCCTCCCTCCTAGCCTCGTGCTATACAAGGGATAGTCATTGAAACTTCTGAGACGGCTATTTTGATCAAGCTGTCCTTTTCAGGGCCGAAACCAATTGAACAGTAAAATAAAACCCTTTCATTACCAAGCGGCCTCCAGAAGCCCCATGTAGCATTGAATTGATTTTCAAGAACGCCACTTCAGTCAAGGATATTGAAAGATATGAACAATGTGCCTCCGAATACGACTAAATAATAGGGATTTACAATAAATGGTGTTTTCAGTGTACATGATTTAACAGCCATAATTCATGAACTATATACCACCCCCCTCTTGGCCGAATATTTGTTTCAAGGATTTTCAATCTGTACGATTGAAGGGCCAAAGGTGATGCTCCTGCACCTGTGCCACCTCCAACTCgcccttttttgtatctttttggATTCTTTTCAATAGTAAATTAGACTACGCTTGGTTTAAATCAGACTCATACAAAACTCTTCAATCCTTCAAGGACTTTTAATTAGTTACACAAGTACGGGCCTTGATCTCGTGCTCAATCTGAGGCTAATATTACAATACAGACGTCCaataccaaaaatatattaGATATATATCTCCCAAATAATGGAAATATCAGGTCCTACTGAAATTTAAGTCAAGTGAGGATCCATATAAATAGAGGTCTCTAGTTAGGAGGTTAGGTCCTTGGGTCTGTCTTCCCTCCAGTATTCCCTAAGTAAACTTTGATGTAAGAGAAAAAAGCTTACTTACGTTTGTAGAGAGCTGACCACTTAGAGTATTCACTTTTGTCTGGGCTTCCACTAGTTCCTTTCTTAGCTTTCTAATTTATGCAGCTTGCTTTTCCTCTTGAGTGCTATACAGTGAGCTACCAGTTGACACAAGGCTGAGTGAAGATGCATGACCTGCAGAAAAAAGTTCAACTCTAGATTACAAACAGCCTACCTAAAGAATATGTCACCAGGTGACAGTAACAAACTTAAACACTTTTCTGAACAAACAATAGTTTTGAAATGTGCGTTTATCCAGGAGTTACTTTAATCAATATCATAGGTCCAGATTAACTGACCCTTCAAATTTCATATCTTTGGAAAGTTTGCCCGCTCTCCTGAGTAATAAAACAAGACAATACTTATACATAGCTATCGGTGCTCATCGACGATGTACCTTCATGGAAAGGTCATgtaaaaaaacatttcatagCACTAGAAgaaattgtagtttttttttaagaataagcTTAAGCTTATTATAAGAATAAGCTTAGACGTTTTGTTGAAAACGGGGAAAAGACAAGTATAATTTAGGCACATTTATTCTGCAGTCGATCAAATTCTTACAGTCAATTCAGTAAAGAAGTCAACTAGGAAAAAGAATGGCAGGGTATGGTTTGTGTTTTTAATTCTTAGGGCTGTGCTTGATGATGATGAAAGAGATTTATTAATCAAGACTTAATTGGATCTAGGCCATCAGACATGTTCTCTTGCTAAATTGGTTTACCTTCTTTTGTAATTAAGATAGTATCAAGGGTAGAGCAATCTCTTTCTAGAGTTGTTGTAAATACGCCTAGGGGAAAGCAAGGTTCCACAGTtaccctgaatttttttttttttttaatgtatctgaATGATGTAGTTGAAAAGTTCAAGGAAAACTAGTCTCTTAATTTTGACGCATAATCTGACAGCTTAATTTGATGCGGTGCTATTGCTCTATTGTTTCCTGATGTGATTCTGTTGTCAAGAGGCTTTTGGATGTTAGAGGTATACAGATCTACACGAGAAAAAGCTagtggttaatgctaatgaatcAGTAATCGCGGTTTTTGGGAAAACTGAGAAGGAAAGAAATATAGGTCTGGGATTGAGAGTGAAAATATAACTGTTGTGGATGACTTAATTTGATTTTGGGTGTAGGTTAAAGAAGATTGATGACTAGGTCAAGCATATAGATTTGctgtagaaaaagttttaagagaaaaatagtGTGGTTTTAGGAATTGGTGTTTTGACTAAATTTTTGCTCTTGAAGTAGTAATTTAGAATTGCCCGAGCCATCAGATCCCCGTAGTCATGATTTTTACAGATTATTAGCAAGCTTTTGACTCAGCCAACAGAAGATCTTATAGTTTTTCACGTCTTCGGCTTAAACAATACTTATAATTTATAACATATAGACTTATAACTAACAACCCTTGTTCCCAGGACAGGAGGTTGTATCAACCCTGGGGGCAAGGCCGTATGGAGGGGGGTGGCTAGGGGAGTTTGAACCCCCATGAAATGTTTATGTGATTCGTAAAACGTAACAATAAAGGATTTAAACAAATTGTGtgtgccttttttagtttttgtgtgtgtaaacccccccccctttcctccaaaaataaaatcctgaGTAAAAcaacctctgaaaaaaaaatattcatgtaTACGGCCTTACCTGAAGGCAtcgttatatgatcttttgaactattttcaagaaaagatctattttacttgaagtactacttaagtaaaattttccattacttgtacttgtagttaagtaaaaactctagggtgtacttattacttgatacttaagtaagagaaCGAAATACTTATTGCTTAAGATACTGTTAAtgtacttatttttcaaataatttacctttgacacgagaattttgtgtatgtgtgctttggcaatgtacaagaaaacatctttcgatttagagcaaactcagatatagctccatgccctagTTTTGGATGTGAAATAAGGTGTttattttgacgaaaaaaacaatatgattaaaacttggtttaattttttttaaaagttatataataaaaaattgaaattatttcacagctCTTCCTCTTCTTCTTGCAGGTTTATTACCACCCTGAGTTACCTTGCCTTTGCCTTTGCTTGTCGAATCACCTTCAGTTTTTTTGCTTCGTGGCTTACTTTTCacctaaagaaataaaacaggtTTAAAGACAATAgattgcagcagtagctagtTGACACTCTGCTCACTATGTTAGCTAAGATCATATCATCTAACAGAAGAGTTATTTTTGAATTCACTATTCTgttcagttttttctatttttatttattccaaaattttatacTAGCCAATTTTGGCTCTTGAAAGATAAAGAATGAAACCCTTGCAtgattttgttccaaaaaagtgaaatattcTTGCGTTTTCCCCAAATAAATTTGACAGCaagatgtgtgtgtgtgtgggaggAGATTTGATAGAGAGCAAGTTTAAATGGaattaaatttgcaattttcacCGAAAGAAATATCACTTATGCAATTTTCacctaaagaaataaaacaggtTTAAAGACAATAgattgcagcagtagctagtTGACACTGTGTTCACGATGTTAGCTAAGATCATATCATCTAACAGAAGAGTTATTTTTGAATTCACTATTCTGTTcaatttattccatttttatttattccattttatttattccaaattttatACAGGCCAATTTTGGCTCTTGAAAGATAAAGATTGAAACCCTTGCGTGATTTTGGTCCAAAAAagtgaaatacaaaaaaggacaaaatcaaaaagtaacaaataGGCCTAACcttaaaaaactgtaaaaaaaaatcatagggA containing:
- the LOC136040701 gene encoding uncharacterized protein LOC136040701, with product MFIRCSIQRMSIAYIERAEAEKLVQEDIEELQLTCLNVNIHGNTSTTLKFLSIETVYLNIDDSGSNLYLVTPDPPLKSSIGHVGRNGFSGGTVSIKVHYKVSGGVLSISGSGGNGGEGGDGFNGSQGAEGKSGTIYPMFYNISFYDAKKEHLLNETSKHVEETIESKLRVFSCLAPLLINNFVCLFVPFTRIYYVKITTITNLNYTSTNAMPGGKGLEGDPGQPGGNGGKPGRLLLDVNASFRKHFVLLTEGGKGGKDGRGGKGGLGNKGGKIMVLTKTYTRIWEYYNHSSFTAIERVIQPNHVTFKPVEGNFNTTTEVKSKKVLTTDLSNDKETWSERQESSETGNAGKKGKDGNENKIRSEIEYTIITESSLFSIFKEIHSLSLKEKEDSTRIRERNIPGMIYFIEKDIIHAAIQNNKLSNLRVQYPALLNSKNFDSLVTDDVILADQSIHAYRIRQESLRDDLKK